From Chryseobacterium shandongense, the proteins below share one genomic window:
- a CDS encoding ABC transporter substrate-binding protein has protein sequence MKPRILLLIAFLTLTACKREQKKSASEPVLISSHVQYTEENEILNIQSGNFTYNFKKNQIPFKKIILLNASMAGYITELGAENIIIGVASPEYIYSEDIQNLIKEGKIQNVGNEQKYDVEKIISLKPDAIFTNHITSFDNTYKLLKDNGIQVIFLDEYLEQNPLEKTAYIKLFGKLFGKSQEATDLYNEINKNYQNLKKLAAKAKEKPTVLANEMYGNVWYLPGGKTSLAHFLSDANANYILKNNAEQKAVTMSFEEVFAKAGQVQYWINAGNHPSKKEMLTMNPVYSKLPVFNNGKIYVVTGKEKGKANDFFESGVVRSDLVLKDYIKIFHPELLPDYQFTYMKELQ, from the coding sequence ATGAAACCAAGAATTTTACTATTAATCGCGTTTTTGACGCTAACGGCTTGTAAAAGAGAACAAAAAAAATCTGCTTCAGAACCAGTTTTAATCTCCAGTCATGTTCAATATACTGAAGAAAACGAAATCTTGAACATTCAGTCCGGAAATTTTACCTATAACTTCAAAAAAAATCAGATTCCATTTAAAAAAATCATACTGCTGAATGCAAGTATGGCCGGATATATAACCGAACTTGGGGCCGAAAACATAATCATAGGCGTTGCAAGCCCGGAATATATTTATTCCGAAGACATTCAAAATTTAATTAAAGAAGGGAAAATTCAAAACGTAGGAAATGAACAGAAATATGATGTTGAAAAAATTATTTCTTTAAAACCTGATGCTATTTTCACCAACCACATCACAAGTTTCGACAATACCTATAAGCTTTTAAAAGATAATGGAATACAGGTCATCTTCTTAGACGAATATCTCGAGCAGAACCCCTTGGAAAAAACAGCCTATATCAAACTTTTCGGGAAACTTTTCGGAAAAAGTCAGGAAGCAACCGATCTATATAATGAAATTAATAAAAATTATCAAAATTTAAAAAAACTTGCTGCAAAAGCAAAAGAAAAACCCACTGTCCTTGCGAATGAAATGTACGGTAATGTATGGTATCTGCCTGGTGGGAAAACATCGCTTGCCCATTTTCTATCAGATGCCAATGCCAATTATATTTTGAAAAATAACGCCGAACAAAAAGCGGTTACCATGAGCTTTGAGGAAGTATTTGCAAAAGCAGGCCAGGTTCAGTACTGGATCAATGCAGGAAACCATCCGTCGAAAAAAGAAATGCTTACAATGAATCCTGTTTACAGCAAACTACCAGTTTTTAATAATGGTAAAATTTATGTAGTTACCGGAAAAGAAAAAGGAAAAGCAAACGACTTTTTCGAAAGCGGAGTGGTAAGATCAGATCTTGTCTTAAAGGATTATATTAAAATTTTTCATCCCGAGCTTTTGCCGGACTATCAGTTTACGTACATGAAAGAGTTGCAATAA
- the mtgA gene encoding monofunctional biosynthetic peptidoglycan transglycosylase, with protein sequence MWKTIKRIIFIILILNVIFIVWGRFFNPPITITQIGGILKYGKLQRDYISYEEMGNNVKKAVIASEDQKFFSHDGFDYTAIEKAMKHNEKGKRIRGGSTISQQTAKNIFLWQGRSWFRKGLEAVYTFIIEKVWSKDIILERYLNSIEMGQGVFGVEAASEYYFGKSSKSLTASEAAWIAAVLPNPKKYDPKNPSAYLRKKHNWIMRQMRNVRLK encoded by the coding sequence ATGTGGAAAACAATCAAACGCATTATATTCATCATCCTTATTCTAAATGTAATATTCATTGTCTGGGGAAGATTTTTCAATCCGCCTATCACCATTACCCAGATAGGTGGAATATTGAAATACGGAAAACTGCAGAGAGACTACATTTCCTATGAAGAAATGGGAAACAATGTAAAAAAAGCAGTCATTGCTTCCGAAGACCAAAAATTCTTTTCACACGACGGTTTTGATTACACCGCCATTGAAAAAGCTATGAAACACAATGAAAAAGGTAAAAGGATAAGGGGAGGCAGCACCATTTCCCAGCAGACCGCAAAAAATATATTTCTCTGGCAGGGCAGAAGTTGGTTCAGAAAAGGGCTCGAAGCTGTTTACACTTTTATTATAGAAAAGGTGTGGAGCAAAGACATTATCCTTGAAAGATATCTCAACTCCATCGAAATGGGGCAGGGTGTCTTCGGAGTTGAAGCTGCTTCAGAATACTATTTCGGAAAATCTTCTAAAAGCCTTACCGCATCAGAAGCAGCCTGGATAGCCGCTGTTTTGCCAAACCCTAAAAAATACGATCCCAAAAATCCTTCAGCCTATTTAAGAAAGAAACACAATTGGATCATGAGACAAATGAGGAATGTGCGTTTGAAATAG
- a CDS encoding recombinase — protein sequence MKLFKSGNNFESVLKKYFSFKNETISLEPFSEFLESAKSADFTDIINFLRNNSQIAENFKKYIHNIFRDKTFNLSLTEANILSENAFVPELKKRILNKVLPPIVNEHTIWYTIDNLSFTPKKDLEFLQNLPENEIDELFRILGLSDLIIKPKVKKELLFSMNILSWRVTGSAMEVEVVRMAPQYRNFDNPFLALQNELEELAAEFEKNPELQLHSKDSRYKQIKIYIEQCLEFVNISFKNSSKYGISGKINQSLLKIRQQVQRIYETVQLLVIDEEKYILINSKQLIFNILSYKSHRNNISELINDSTRLISHLITNHTAETGAHYITSTRKEYMTMFYKASGGGIIVGALCVLKMLYGYVPGSDFSHAFLYSMNYAMGFIMIYLMGFTLATKQPAMTAATMTKVLSEEGNIKTDSKEFAHLVSKLFRSQFIAFVGNVLLSFPIALIIIYGLDVFFSQNLAVERSDKLLKDLDPFKSKAILHASIAGFYLFISGIISGNIGNNSVFYQIPERISKNLSIRRLFGKNFAKSLSKYYAKNWPGIVSNFWFGVFLGATAPVGLFLGLDLDIRHITFAAGNFALGLYGKDFTIDSYTFWISLFTVFLIGFFNFAVSFSLSMFLAFRSRKLNFGQVSEIYKGIFKYFLKNPLRFFIPLRSGLDKKTDDLMSNTIPTKSEDH from the coding sequence ATGAAACTCTTTAAATCCGGCAATAATTTCGAGTCTGTTCTTAAAAAATATTTTTCCTTTAAGAATGAGACGATTTCACTTGAACCCTTTTCGGAATTCCTGGAGAGTGCTAAAAGTGCGGATTTTACAGATATTATCAATTTCCTAAGGAATAATTCGCAGATCGCTGAGAACTTTAAAAAATACATCCATAATATATTCAGGGATAAAACTTTTAATCTGTCTTTAACAGAAGCTAATATTCTTTCCGAAAATGCATTTGTTCCCGAACTGAAAAAAAGAATCCTTAATAAAGTTCTTCCTCCAATCGTAAATGAACACACGATTTGGTACACCATAGACAACCTGAGCTTTACCCCAAAAAAAGATCTTGAATTTCTGCAGAACCTTCCGGAAAACGAAATTGACGAGCTCTTCAGAATTCTTGGATTATCAGATTTGATCATAAAACCAAAAGTAAAAAAGGAGCTGCTCTTCTCCATGAATATTCTCTCATGGCGGGTTACCGGGTCAGCAATGGAGGTTGAGGTAGTAAGGATGGCCCCTCAATATCGTAATTTTGATAACCCTTTTCTTGCTTTACAAAATGAATTGGAAGAGCTTGCCGCAGAATTTGAGAAGAATCCCGAACTACAGCTACATTCTAAAGACAGCAGATATAAGCAGATTAAAATTTACATCGAACAATGTCTCGAATTTGTAAATATTTCATTTAAAAATTCCTCTAAATACGGGATTTCCGGAAAGATTAACCAATCTTTGCTGAAAATCCGCCAACAAGTACAAAGGATATATGAAACCGTACAGTTGTTGGTAATTGATGAAGAGAAATACATCTTAATAAATTCCAAACAATTGATTTTTAATATTTTAAGTTATAAATCTCATAGGAATAATATTTCAGAACTCATCAACGACAGCACAAGGCTGATTTCACATCTCATTACCAATCATACGGCTGAAACCGGTGCGCACTACATCACTTCTACCCGTAAAGAATATATGACGATGTTTTATAAAGCCAGTGGCGGCGGAATTATTGTAGGAGCGCTTTGCGTCTTGAAAATGCTTTATGGATATGTTCCGGGAAGTGACTTTTCACATGCATTTCTATATTCCATGAACTATGCAATGGGTTTTATAATGATCTACCTTATGGGATTTACACTGGCAACAAAGCAGCCAGCCATGACAGCCGCAACCATGACGAAAGTCCTGTCTGAAGAAGGAAATATTAAAACGGACAGCAAAGAATTTGCCCACCTTGTTTCAAAACTCTTCCGCAGCCAATTCATCGCTTTTGTAGGGAATGTTCTTTTATCTTTTCCGATTGCATTGATTATTATCTATGGGCTCGATGTATTTTTCTCGCAAAATCTCGCCGTTGAAAGATCCGATAAGCTTTTGAAAGATCTTGACCCCTTCAAATCAAAAGCAATACTTCATGCATCAATTGCCGGATTTTACCTTTTTATTTCAGGAATTATCTCAGGAAATATCGGTAACAATTCCGTCTTTTACCAGATACCGGAAAGAATATCAAAAAACCTTTCCATCAGAAGATTATTCGGAAAGAACTTTGCCAAATCTTTATCAAAATATTATGCTAAAAACTGGCCGGGTATTGTATCAAATTTCTGGTTTGGAGTATTTCTTGGAGCAACCGCACCTGTAGGTTTATTTTTAGGCCTTGATCTCGATATCAGACACATCACTTTTGCTGCAGGAAACTTTGCTCTCGGACTTTACGGAAAAGATTTTACAATAGATTCTTATACATTCTGGATCTCGCTTTTTACTGTTTTCCTGATCGGATTTTTCAATTTTGCAGTCAGCTTTAGTTTATCGATGTTTTTAGCATTCAGGTCAAGAAAACTTAATTTCGGGCAGGTAAGTGAAATTTATAAAGGTATTTTCAAATATTTCCTAAAAAATCCGCTGAGGTTTTTTATTCCCCTACGGTCCGGACTGGATAAAAAAACGGATGATCTTATGAGCAATACCATTCCTACAAAATCTGAAGATCATTAA